A single genomic interval of Gouania willdenowi chromosome 10, fGouWil2.1, whole genome shotgun sequence harbors:
- the LOC114470711 gene encoding fibroblast growth factor 4-like, producing MGQRVYLPKEQQDVTRGTDARFLLGIKRIRRLYCNVGIGFHLQLLPNGTITGVHNENRYTLLEMSPVERGVVTLFGLRSGLFIAMSDRGKLYGSGHYSDQCRFKEKLLANNYNAYESAAHPGMYIGLSKVGKAKRGNRVTPTMTTTHFLPRI from the exons ATGGGACaaagagtttatcttcctaaagagcagcaggatgtgacacg CGGCACGGACGCACGCTTTCTGCTGGGGATAAAGAGGATACGAAGGCTCTACTGCAACGTGGGGATTGGGTTCCACCTTCAGCTTTTACCAAACGGGACCATCACAGGTGTGCACAATGAAAACAGATACA CCCTTCTGGAAATGTCTCCAGTGGAGAGAGGAGTCGTGACTCTGTTTGGGCTTCGGAGCGGACTCTTCATCGCAATGAGTGACCGAGGGAAACTGTACGGCTCG GGCCACTACAGCGACCAATGCAGATTCAAGGAGAAACTTCTGGCCAACAACTACAACGCCTACGAATCGGCTGCTCACCCTGGCATGTACATCGGCCTCAGTAAAGTGGGCAAAGCCAAGCGAGGGAACCGGGTCACACCCACCATGACCACCACTCACTTTCTACCCAGGATTTAA